One Trichormus variabilis 0441 genomic window, GATGGACTATTGTTTTGATACTTCATGCCATAGACTAATGTAAATCGCCAAATATCAAAATAGTCTTTTCGTTTAATGTGTGATTAATTTGAACTATTTAAAATACATCCTACTTAAGTCCTACAATTAAGTGTTAGAGAATAATAAACTGTAGATAATAAGAAATTTATTCCATCTGAAGCGGTATATATCCAGATAAATTTGTGCAATTTGGTAGCCCCAAATTACTGGTATTTTAATAAAGGTATTAATGATTACTTTTAAAACTATAAATAATGTCAGATTTAGTACTTTAAATACAAGACTTACACACCTGGTATAATAGTAGGGTGGGGCAGATATGAAAAATTTGTTTATTAACAGTATTTGAGCTATCTGACGGAACCTACACGACATATATCAGATGTAGATTCGTAGGGTGGGTATTGCCCACCCTAAAGGTACTTAGATATTTATGTGCGCGCAGTCTGCATCAAAAATAACCAAATCAGATTAATTAAGGCGATTCTAATTTAGTCACTCGCGCCTCTAATTTATTAACTTGTTGTTTCAATTCCACAACCAAAGTTGCTAATCTATCAAACATTTTCTCCTGTTCCTGCAAAGAGATATTTCTGCGGGAACCTGATGGGACAGTAATTGTTGTTCTGGGAGAAGATGGTGACTGGCGGTTTTGATTCAACTGAGATTCTATTTGGTTTAATCTCGATAAGACCCGACTAAAATCAGCTTGCAAATTGTTCAGGCGAGACTCAATTTGTTGTGATGATGCTGGACTTGATAACAATCCAAGCCAAATCACTATTACTAAAGCCCCAGCAAACAACCATCTACGCAACATTTACTCTACTCCTTTGGGAAGTAGATTTATAAAATAATTATTTCCTCAACTTCCCTATTTCATTGGTATTATTTATCGTTCAGATTCTAAATTGACAAATAACTGTTGCCAATCAACAACCTCAGCAACATTCGTCCCTTCCTTGACCTCAAACGTTACATTACATCTCTTTTGTTGTAGCGCTTGTACACACAATTCTGCTACATCCTCTCGGCTGATTTTGCCTCGAATATTATCACCTTGCTCGAAAATTAATGCCTTGCTTCCTGGTTCTTCAGTTAAAGCACAAGGTCTGATAATAGTGTAAGGAATGCCGCTTGCTCTTAAACTATCTTCTCCTTTTAACTTCCATGTCAAAATTCCTCCCAGTTGGTCATTTAATCTAACGGCTGGAGGTTCTTCATCTAAATTAATTCCTGGCCTACCAGGACGGGTTACACCTGCGGAACTTACAAGCACAAATTTTGGTGTATTTGCTCCACCATAAGCTTTGATAAATTCTAACTGTAGAGCAAAACCACCTGCTGAGAATTTAGGATTTAAAGCACCATCATATTCAAATTTACTTAACATTAGTTGGAATGAACTAACTCTACTACTGTCAATAGGTGGCGCATCTTGGACTATTTTTGCCCGAAATACCGGAACTAATTCTGTAAAGGGAACACGGATATTAATCCATGTATTCTCTACAGTATCAAAAGAATAGCTGTATCCTAGCCCATCCCATTTAGTCTCTGTCCGTAGGAAGATTTTGTAACGTTGACCGTCACCTTTCACCCGCAATTCCACACCTTCGTAACCAGATAAATTGAATGGTGGTTCAAAGTTTCTTGTCCTAACAGATGCGAATCCTCCTGAGTTCGCAGTAGAGACATTACCAGCAAATGAAGCAGTATTTTCTACTAATTGAATATTACTAGCACTTACTCCTCCCATGACGACATCATCCAGCGCACCCCAAATATTTTTTAACTCTGTTGATGGATGGGTAAAATCAAATATGAGTTTTTCATTAGTTGCAGGTAAATAATTGGCGGCTGCTGTGACTAAATTTTTAATTCCTTGATATTCGACATTTTCTGGGGTATCACCAACAATTTCTGGTTGATAAAATTTTACGCCTTGATAATATTTGGCTCTATCTGCGGTGTCTCCCTCCACTGGTTGGATGCGTACTGCGGTACAACAAATCACGGCCTGGATATTAGCCATAACCATAGGAGTTAATGTTTCCGGTTTAGTAATGTCCGCCACTACTAAATCAACATCATCACCAAGAATTGACCGTGCTTTATCAATGTCTCGTACGAGGGCGCGGACTTTTTCACCGCGTTCTCTGAGTTTCCGTACTACTCGTTTACCAACACCACCCGTTGCACCTGCTACTAGAATTACACCCATGTTATTTTCTCCATCAGTTCGAGGTTGATTATCCTGGGGACGACCTTGGATTAATTGCTGCACCCAATTCAAAAAAGGAATTACCTCGAAGTAAGTCAGCGTTTCAATAAACCTACATAAGTTCCATTGAGAACGATTTTTATCAGCCACAATTGCGTCCTCATAATTAGCATCTTGCTACATGATAACGATAGGTGGGGTGTGGAGAGAGAGGAGGAGTGAGAAATCAAATAGGAGTTGTGTTTTGCTGAGGCAGGTTAGGATACTTAAGTAGTTATGATTAATCAAATAGAAATCTACTTATGAACCAACTGGAAAAGGCTCAAGCTGAGTATGCAGGTTTTATTCAAGAGTTTCAAAGTGCCATCATTAGTACTATCAGCGAACAAGGGATTCCCAATGGTAGTTATGCTCCTTTTGTGATAGATGATGCTAAGAATATTTATATTTATGTTAGTGGCCTTGCCGTACACACCAAAAATATTGAAGCTAATTCTCTTGTAAATGTCTTATTTATTGATGATGAGGCAAAGACTAATCAAATATTTGCTCGTCGTCGCTTGAGTTTTGATTGTACAGCCACCCTCATCGAACGTGAATCCCAGACATGGAATCAAGTAGTTGACCAATTCCAAGAGCGTTTTGGTCAAATTATCGAAGTGTTACGGGGCTTGGGTGACTTTCGGATTTTTCAACTAACCCCCAAAGAGGGGCGTTTTGTCATTGGCTTTGGTGCAGCTTATCACATTAGTGGCGATCGCTTAGATACACTCGTCCCCATTACAGGCGATAAAGGATAGGGAAATTAAACATTATGCTTCAGTTTCAACCGCCTGGCTTTGGTCATAAA contains:
- a CDS encoding HugZ family protein, translating into MNQLEKAQAEYAGFIQEFQSAIISTISEQGIPNGSYAPFVIDDAKNIYIYVSGLAVHTKNIEANSLVNVLFIDDEAKTNQIFARRRLSFDCTATLIERESQTWNQVVDQFQERFGQIIEVLRGLGDFRIFQLTPKEGRFVIGFGAAYHISGDRLDTLVPITGDKG
- a CDS encoding CIA30 family protein, which produces MADKNRSQWNLCRFIETLTYFEVIPFLNWVQQLIQGRPQDNQPRTDGENNMGVILVAGATGGVGKRVVRKLRERGEKVRALVRDIDKARSILGDDVDLVVADITKPETLTPMVMANIQAVICCTAVRIQPVEGDTADRAKYYQGVKFYQPEIVGDTPENVEYQGIKNLVTAAANYLPATNEKLIFDFTHPSTELKNIWGALDDVVMGGVSASNIQLVENTASFAGNVSTANSGGFASVRTRNFEPPFNLSGYEGVELRVKGDGQRYKIFLRTETKWDGLGYSYSFDTVENTWINIRVPFTELVPVFRAKIVQDAPPIDSSRVSSFQLMLSKFEYDGALNPKFSAGGFALQLEFIKAYGGANTPKFVLVSSAGVTRPGRPGINLDEEPPAVRLNDQLGGILTWKLKGEDSLRASGIPYTIIRPCALTEEPGSKALIFEQGDNIRGKISREDVAELCVQALQQKRCNVTFEVKEGTNVAEVVDWQQLFVNLESER